The DNA region AACGATTGCAGCCCGATTAAAGGAGTGCTGCTTTCTATCGGAGAAAATAAAACACACCATCTTGTTCATGTAAGTCAGCAGCAACAATAATATCAACATTTAGATTAAATTATAAAATATTGTTTATCACATGACCTATTGTTTAGGAATTAAATTAAAATCAGGACTTGTTGCGTTATCAGATACAAGAATAACTTCAGGATCAGAAACTACTACTGCCAAAAAAGTATATGTTTATCAAAAAGAACGACATGCTGTGTTCATTATGACAAGCGGTCTGAGATCAGTGAGAGATAAAGCTCTTACCTACTTTAAAGATGTAATAGAGGAAAACGAAGGCGAACATTTTAACAAATTATATAAAATTGTTAACGCATTTGGCTCTCAGTTGCGAAGGGTAGCTGAAGAAGACAGAAGTTCACTTGAAAGATCCGGTCTGTTCATTAACCTGTTTACCATAGTTGGAGGACAACTTGAAGACGATGAAGAGCATAAGCTATTTCTACTTTACCCAGAAGGAAACTGGATAGAAATTTCTACCAGCACCCCTTTCGTAATAATAGGAAACTCAGGTTATGGGAAACCTATACTCAACAGAATACTGACTTATGAAACAGATTTTAATGAAGCGTTAAAAGCTGGCTTTCTATCTTTTGATTCAACAAGAGTAAGTGCCAATGATGTTGATTATCCTCTGGATGTTGTATTGTATAAGTCCGATACATTTAATATGGTGGAGCATAGATATGAAAAAGATGACCTTCACTACATTTCAGCAAAGTGGGAAGAAGAGTTGAGAGCGGCTCTGAAAAATATCCCGGAAGACTGGGTAACTGCAGCTCTGAATAAACTTTAAAAAACAAGTCAGAATCTCCCTTAAAACCCTTTTCCTATTAAGGAAAAGGGTTATTGGGAAAATTAAACTAAACGATACTATTTTAGAAACGAAATGGGATACTTTTGATTGTACTTCATGATAAACATAAATGTTTTTACATCCTTCTTCCCTTTAAATCTTTTATAGTCATTTAATAGCTCTGCATCCTTAGAAAGGAGATTTGCAAGTTGTTTTTTATTAAGCAAAAACACTTCTCCATTTTCAAAATTCATAATGTATTTATCCGCCTGAGTTTTTCTTCCCGGATCCATCATGTTCCGTCTGGTAATATGGGTGTATGCATGGGAATAATAAGCATCGTTGAAATCAAGCATTGGAGAGACCTTTACAAAAAAACAAATACTACCGATGATATCAAGTCTGGCAAAACGGCCGTATGAGTTACAATAAACCCTTCTACCGTCTGAATACCCCCAATATTCCGTATTTTTAAGCCATTTCAGCTGCCCATTCTCATAAATGTAAATTTTTTTATGACTCAATAGGTCTTTAAAAAAATGGATAGAATTTGAATCCAGATCAGTTTTAATAGCAGATAAAGGTAATGGAGAATTATTCTTAAAATCATCATAAGTAAGGTAAATCCCCTTTTTAAACTTAAAATCAGGCGTATAAACTACCAGAGAATCTTCCGGGTCAGTGTTTACACAAGTACTATCCTGCCCCATTACATTCAGGGTGATCAAGACTAAAATAGCTAGCAAGGTACTCTTCATAATTCAATCAAATATTCCATTAGCTGGGTCGGTAAAAGCTAACGAAAGCCAAAAGATTAAATTATTTTTTATAGCTATTTCACATAACTATTTTCCAGATGCAGAAGGCGAATATCTTTATATGGATGTGAGTCATCCAGGGAATACTCTATTACCCGGGTATTTGCAGTGGGAGTTAGACTTAAATCAGAATCATTATAGACTGGAAATTGTCTTACCAGGTATTTCCCCTGAATAAAAAGTGAATCCTGCCCCATATATCCTTCCATAAGCTTGGGATTTGGCTCAGGAAAAGCTAACTGAACTACCTCATCACTACCAAATTCATATCCGACAAAACTACCTTTTGCATTATTACCTCTACCGATTACAAATGCATATATTTCCGGAAGATTGTTATTATTGAGATCACCTGTTTTTACTCCGTAAACTTTTCCATTAACTATCCTTATTAAAGTATCATTAAGTTCTGGTGATTTTATGATAATGGTAATTTTTTTCAAACTGCTTGTTCCTTTTACTGAAACATTAAAAGTAACATCGTTAAAATGTAATACTTGCTCCAGACTTTCAGGAATCTTTGAGAACCGAAAATATTCTTCCTGATTTCCTCTGCAAGAGAATAAGGTTATACCAATCAGCCAAAGATAAACATTCAACTTCATTATCAATGAATTAATCAAAATCAGCAACAATTGTTTCCGATAAATATCTTAGAAATAATACTTTCACTCATCCCCACCTATTCTCATTCTCTACTCCATTTTGTCTTTCTAAACTTATTTTATCATTTTTGTGGCACTAAAATCAATCCCCTTATCAATGTCTAAAATAAATTTGTTTCTGACAGGCTTACTTTTCTTAACTATAGCTTTTTCCTGCCAGAAAGTCGACCCCGCAAATGATCTTTCATTTGAGGATCAGGATATATATGTCACCAATCATGACAAGAACTTTGATTTCAATACAGTAAAAACTTATTTTATAAGCAATAAAGTTACTCCCTTAAAACTTACCAGTGATACTACACAATATAAAAACGTAGACACTGCATTCATTTCCCTTATAAATACGAATCTTGCCCAAAGAGGATTTATTCGAGTAGATAAAAATGCAAATCCTGATGTTATTGTAATTATATCCCGCTTGTTGTTTTACACTGGTGGAAATGACTTTTCTTATATTAACAATGGGATTTATGAAGGACTTGCAAATCCTGATACAATTCTTTTTCCAAAACCATTCTCAGCACCTTTAGAATTCACTAATCCAGCAGTAATAAGCGGAAGCTTATCTATTGATATGGTGAATGCAAAATCATCAACCGACTCTTTAAATATTATTTGGAATGGTATTGTTGTTGGAGCATTAATAAGCGCATTTCCCGGAACTGAACAAAGAACCAAAGATGGCATCAATAGTCTTTTTAAACAGTCTCCCTATTTATTTGCAGGACAATAAACTCAACAAACACATACAGACTTCATACTCAAAAGATGAGAAAATATATTTTACTGGTCTTAATGACCATAATACTAGTCTTCGCTCAAAGCATTTGCAAAGCTCAGGATAATATAAGGTCACTGTTCTCCTATAACTATGGAATGGGTTTCGCTTCCGGGGATTTAAAGTCGTATATAGACAAAAAATTATTTGATGGCTTTTCCATAGAAAGCAGATATTTTATCAACAAGAACCTATCTGTTGGATTGAATCTGGGCTATAATGATTTCAGAAAATATTTTGACCGGCAAGAGTATCCTACAGCAAGTGGTAATATATCTGCAGTACAGACGAGATATTTCAATACTGTTCCTGTGCTGGCAACAGGTTTTTATTACCTCAATTCTATATCAGCATTCAAGCCATACGCTGGTATCGGAATAGGTGCATTTGTAAGTAATTATCAGAAGTATCTTTCGACTTTAGAATCCAAACATACTAAAACAAGTTTTGGCTTGCGTCCTGAGATTGGTACGCTAATAAATCTGAAAAACGGCCTGGGGCTTATCGTTTCCGGAAGGTATAACTATGCCACTTACTCCTACCAGGAATTCAGTAGTCTGGGCTACTTCGAATTCAATTTCGGACTATCTTTTTCTATTGAAAAATAAATTCCTCCTAAGTAAATAAAAGAAATAAAGAGCGCTTTCATTTCTTTTATTTACTTAACATCTTTTTACGAGTTCACCACTGAGCATTCCCTTACTGCTTCATATACAAACCTTAACTGAAAGGATTAAACATATCTCTTTTCCATGCAGTTCTTTTTAAAGGTTAATAAGTATGAAGACTATCAGTATAGTAGGCGGAGGATTCTGCGGATGCATGCTCACATTGCACTTACTAAAAAAAAGGCAATCTAAAATAAAAATACATCTAATTGATAAGTCCGAAAAACTGTGCAAAGGAGCAGCATATTCTACAGAATTCAACTTTCATTTGCTGAATGTCAACGCTGGCAAAATGAGCGCTTTACAATCTGATGAAGATAATTTCATTAACTGGCTGAAAGAGAATAAATATCCTTATAACAACGAAGACTATGTGCCCCGAAAGCTTTATGGAAACTATCTTTCAAATCTTCTTTACCATGAGTTGAATGAGGCCCCCGATAATGTTGACATTCACATTGAAGAGGCAATTGACGTCACGTTGGAAAATGATAAAGCAGTTATACTACTTGAAAGTGGAAAAAAAATCATTAGTGATAAAGTAGTTCTGGCCCCGGGAAATTTTTCTCCTCAATCAGACAATGACCCTTTTGAAAAATACATTGATGATGGTATATATTTCACGAATCCGTGGAATCATCAAACGATCATTGATAAAATTCATAAGGAAGAAGATATTCTTATTCTTGGAACCGGATTAACAATGATTGATTTATGCACAACCTTATACTTTAATTCTCACAAAGGGAAAATACATGCCTTTAGCAGACATGGCTTTTTACCTGCTGTGCATAAACCAGTGTATTTCTATGAACCTTTTTATCATGAAATCGAAAAGACCAGCTCTTTATCCGAGGTTTTATCCATAGTAAAAAAACATCTGCACAGCCACAAACAACAAGGTGGAGACTGGAGAGATATTATTGACAGTTTAAGACCTTATAACCAGAAAATCTGGATGAATTTTTCCACTAATGACAAAGCGCTTTTCATTCAAAAATTAAACAGACTATGGAGTATTTCAAGACACAGAATACCGCAGGAATATCAAATAACTATTGATGAATTATTAAAGAATAATATGTTGGAGATTCATTCAGGTAAAATAGATACAATTGTAAAAACTGGAAGAAAACTAAATATAACAGTTAGAAAAAAGAACAATGAACAACCTACCTCCCTTAGTGTTCATAGGGTTATAAACTGCACAGGTCCACAGCTGAACTATCTCAAATTACAAAATCCATTGATAAAAAATATGATTCAAAAAGGGCTGATTCACCCTGGGCCTCTCAATTTGGGAGTTGATGCTACACCAGAAGGAAAAGTAAAAAATCACTATAATGAAAATATCATTTATGCTCTTGGTTCTGCACTCACAGGAGTACTATTTGAATCAACTGCAGTACCGGAATTAAGGGTACAAGCGGAGGTTCTTGCAGATATTTTATTATTCTCAGAATTACCTGTACCCAATAATCATACTACATTTTTCCAGAACCCTTAAAGTCATTCATATAGAATATTTTTCGTAAATTTACCCTAGCAGGCAGCACCATTTTATTTGACAAACAGGTCTTCAAAAACCTTTTCAACTGTTTTGTCCACTACTTATTATGAAAAAAAATCTTATTTTCTATACCCTCTTTACTGGCGGTTTTTCTCTGCTTATCTGGCTTTTACTAAACAATGGAAAAGATCTGGAGACAAATAGAATATTGCCACAAATAGTTTCCTCTGAAAATAATTCGATATTTTCAGGATTGAACAGTAATATCCATAATTCACTCAGCACCTTAATATTACAAATAACTGTTATCCTGATAGTTGCAAGGATATTAGGGTATCTGTTCAGGAAAGCAGGACAACCTTCAGTAGTCGGAGAAATATTAGCAGGAATAGTTTTAGGGCCATCGCTTTTAGGTTTATACCTACCGGAAGTTTCCTCTTTCATTTTCCCGGCATCTTCTTTAGGAAACATTCAGTTTTTAAGTCAAATCGGGCTTATACTTTTTATGTTTATTGTTGGTATGGAGATAGACAGTTCCACAATAAAAAACCAGGCTCATCAGGCAGTGATCATAAGCCATGCGAGTATTATATTTCCTTTTTTCCTTGGAGTAGTAAGTTCTTTCTTCCTGTATAGCAGTTTTGCGCCAACAAATATACCATTCGTAGCCTTTGCCTTGTTTATGGGAATCGCTATGAGCATAACAGCTTTCCCTGTACTGGCAAGAATAGTTCATGAAAAAGGATTAAGCAAACATCCCATAGGAATTGTTTCACTTACTTGTGCAGCAGCAGATGATGTTACTGCATGGTGTGTATTGGCAGCTGTGATTGCAATCGTAAAAGCTAGCACTATCCTTTCCGCACTTCTTACAATTGTTCTTGCTGCTGCTTATATTCTAATCATGTTGTATGTAGTAAAACCTGGACTTAATAAACTTTTTAGTATTAAGGCACAAAACGGAGAAGTCAGCAGATCCCTGACGGGGATAATTTTTCTTATATTATTGTTATCATCTTATATATGCGAAGTCATTGGTATACATGCTCTATTCGGAGCATTCATAGCGGGAGTCATTATGCCAGAAGAGGTAAACCTGAAGAAAGTCATTTCCGAAAAAATTGAAGACGTAGCCCTTGTTTTACTACTCCCTCTATTTTTTGTATTCACAGGATTGAGAACACACATCAACCTCTTAAATAATCCCCACTTATGGATGGTTTGCCTGTGTATCATTGTATTGGCTGTTCTTGGAAAGCTGGTAGGTAGCGCACTTGCAGCAAAGATTACAGGCCTTTCCTGGAAAAGGGCTTTATCTATAGGAGTTTTAATGAATACCAGAGGTCTCATGGAACTTGTGGTCCTTAATATCGGATATGATTTGGGAGTATTAAGTCCTGAGATATTTACAATGATGGTTATTATGGCGCTTGTTACCACATTCATGACAGGGCCGTTCCTCAACTTCATAACCAAAAACATTCCCGAACAGGAACTTGCAAATACTGAAAATGCTGTAAACTCTGTAGCTTAAACTACAGAATAACAATAGCAGGAGCAAGTATGTTTAACTGATAACCAAGGAAACAATATATGGTTAATCAGGATGAACTTATAGAGATACTTTCAGCGTGTTCTGTAGTCTGTAAAAAATGTGCAGCAGCATGTTTAATGGAAAATAACTTTGAAAAATATTCCATTTGTGCCAGACTGAACCTTGATTGCGCCGGAATTACAAATATTACAGGGGAATTATCAGTAAGAGGATCTGCAGTGCTTTACAAACAACTCGAAGTATGCATTGAGATCTGCAGGCTCTGTGCTGAAGAGTGTGAAAATCATCCAGAGATTCCATTATGCAAAAGCTGCGCTGAGATCTGTTATAGATGCCAGAGAGATTGTGAGAGCTATAATCATCAGCATTCAATTTAATATAGAATCCTTTTAATATTTTACTCCACAAAGTTTTCCCTGTTTTCAAAAAGACCTCTTTTTTTTAGATGAAACAAGTGGTAGATTCGGTCGTTTCGAAATAAACTTACTTAACATCTGATTAATCATGAAAAAATACTTATCCAAAGAAGTACTTCTTAATTACCTGTATAGTATTCTTTCAGGAAGACTACTTGGATTTGTAGTCGGTACCTGGGCAAGTACAGTAGTTTCTCATTTCTTCGAAACCAAAAGCCTTAAAAACCTTTGGGGATTAAAAGCGAAGAAAACAATCATTAGTAAATCAGCTTTTGCAGAGCTTGAATGGATAGTATCGATATTAATAGGTTTTATTGTATTCGAAATATTTGAAAAAGTACTTAAGGAAAAATTCCAAACCCATGGATCTGTATATTACCGAAACACTCTTACATTCCTTGAAGAAAAAGGAATATTACAAAAGGTAAGGGATGTAAAGAAAAAAATCTTAAAAAAATAACTCCCCAAAAAGAATAAGGGCAAGGCTACAATACCTTGCCCTTTAGCTTACGGAATTTCAAATACTAATGCATAAAGATAAAATTTGTTGCTTTATGTACCTCCTGATCAAAATCAATCAGATTATTACCTTCAACAATTTTTGCTTTGTATCCAAGTCCGCATAATACTTCCATACTTTTGGTTCTATTTTCATTTTCCCCCAATTCACAATAGATGACAGGCTTGTGTTTGTTTAATATCTTGCGAGCTCCTTCAAGAACTGCCCATTCAAAGTGCTCAACGTCCAGCTTAATAGCCACTATGTCCTGAGAAGCATTTTTAAGGTGTTTAATACTATCCAGCTTTCTCAGCGGCACTGAAAAAGTTTCGCCTATACTGCTTTTCGGAATAGCATCATGAATTACATGACATAATCCCTGCATTTTTACAGAATCTACAACAGGCATCACCATGTCGATTTCACTATCCTCATTTCCCAAAGCCATAGGAAACACCTTAACATTATCAAGTTTAAACAACTCAATATTCTGATTCAGCGTTATCAGATTATATGGTATCGGCTCAAATGAATAAACAGTAGATTTTGGAAATTTTTTAGCAAGTGTTACAGTCATGAGACCGATATTAGCTCCTATATCCAGTATAATTCCATCCTTGGGAATAAGCTTGATAAAGTGAAGAAAATCTTTCTCCCCCTTATCTATCCTTAACGAATAGATCTTATATAAGGAAAACAGGTGCAGATAAAATCTGAACCCCAGTAGTTTTTGAAGATAAGCTTTAATAATCCTTTTCATCAACCCTCCTTTCATTAAAACTCTCATCATAAATAATAAGAATATTAAAATACCATTTGTTAAATGGGGTAAAGTAGGAAGTCCTGTTTTGCTGACCAAGCCTTATAACGACTCACAAACAAGCACATAAAACACTAAAAATGAACACATTAAAACTTAATTAAAATAAATACCGTAACAAACAATCTATCCGACTTTATTGTTATCGTCGAATT from Sporocytophaga myxococcoides includes:
- a CDS encoding peptidase, which translates into the protein MTYCLGIKLKSGLVALSDTRITSGSETTTAKKVYVYQKERHAVFIMTSGLRSVRDKALTYFKDVIEENEGEHFNKLYKIVNAFGSQLRRVAEEDRSSLERSGLFINLFTIVGGQLEDDEEHKLFLLYPEGNWIEISTSTPFVIIGNSGYGKPILNRILTYETDFNEALKAGFLSFDSTRVSANDVDYPLDVVLYKSDTFNMVEHRYEKDDLHYISAKWEEELRAALKNIPEDWVTAALNKL
- a CDS encoding DUF4136 domain-containing protein, with product MSKINLFLTGLLFLTIAFSCQKVDPANDLSFEDQDIYVTNHDKNFDFNTVKTYFISNKVTPLKLTSDTTQYKNVDTAFISLINTNLAQRGFIRVDKNANPDVIVIISRLLFYTGGNDFSYINNGIYEGLANPDTILFPKPFSAPLEFTNPAVISGSLSIDMVNAKSSTDSLNIIWNGIVVGALISAFPGTEQRTKDGINSLFKQSPYLFAGQ
- a CDS encoding outer membrane beta-barrel protein — translated: MRKYILLVLMTIILVFAQSICKAQDNIRSLFSYNYGMGFASGDLKSYIDKKLFDGFSIESRYFINKNLSVGLNLGYNDFRKYFDRQEYPTASGNISAVQTRYFNTVPVLATGFYYLNSISAFKPYAGIGIGAFVSNYQKYLSTLESKHTKTSFGLRPEIGTLINLKNGLGLIVSGRYNYATYSYQEFSSLGYFEFNFGLSFSIEK
- a CDS encoding FAD/NAD(P)-binding protein — its product is MKTISIVGGGFCGCMLTLHLLKKRQSKIKIHLIDKSEKLCKGAAYSTEFNFHLLNVNAGKMSALQSDEDNFINWLKENKYPYNNEDYVPRKLYGNYLSNLLYHELNEAPDNVDIHIEEAIDVTLENDKAVILLESGKKIISDKVVLAPGNFSPQSDNDPFEKYIDDGIYFTNPWNHQTIIDKIHKEEDILILGTGLTMIDLCTTLYFNSHKGKIHAFSRHGFLPAVHKPVYFYEPFYHEIEKTSSLSEVLSIVKKHLHSHKQQGGDWRDIIDSLRPYNQKIWMNFSTNDKALFIQKLNRLWSISRHRIPQEYQITIDELLKNNMLEIHSGKIDTIVKTGRKLNITVRKKNNEQPTSLSVHRVINCTGPQLNYLKLQNPLIKNMIQKGLIHPGPLNLGVDATPEGKVKNHYNENIIYALGSALTGVLFESTAVPELRVQAEVLADILLFSELPVPNNHTTFFQNP
- a CDS encoding cation:proton antiporter domain-containing protein, which translates into the protein MKKNLIFYTLFTGGFSLLIWLLLNNGKDLETNRILPQIVSSENNSIFSGLNSNIHNSLSTLILQITVILIVARILGYLFRKAGQPSVVGEILAGIVLGPSLLGLYLPEVSSFIFPASSLGNIQFLSQIGLILFMFIVGMEIDSSTIKNQAHQAVIISHASIIFPFFLGVVSSFFLYSSFAPTNIPFVAFALFMGIAMSITAFPVLARIVHEKGLSKHPIGIVSLTCAAADDVTAWCVLAAVIAIVKASTILSALLTIVLAAAYILIMLYVVKPGLNKLFSIKAQNGEVSRSLTGIIFLILLLSSYICEVIGIHALFGAFIAGVIMPEEVNLKKVISEKIEDVALVLLLPLFFVFTGLRTHINLLNNPHLWMVCLCIIVLAVLGKLVGSALAAKITGLSWKRALSIGVLMNTRGLMELVVLNIGYDLGVLSPEIFTMMVIMALVTTFMTGPFLNFITKNIPEQELANTENAVNSVA
- a CDS encoding four-helix bundle copper-binding protein — translated: MVNQDELIEILSACSVVCKKCAAACLMENNFEKYSICARLNLDCAGITNITGELSVRGSAVLYKQLEVCIEICRLCAEECENHPEIPLCKSCAEICYRCQRDCESYNHQHSI
- a CDS encoding FkbM family methyltransferase, producing MMRVLMKGGLMKRIIKAYLQKLLGFRFYLHLFSLYKIYSLRIDKGEKDFLHFIKLIPKDGIILDIGANIGLMTVTLAKKFPKSTVYSFEPIPYNLITLNQNIELFKLDNVKVFPMALGNEDSEIDMVMPVVDSVKMQGLCHVIHDAIPKSSIGETFSVPLRKLDSIKHLKNASQDIVAIKLDVEHFEWAVLEGARKILNKHKPVIYCELGENENRTKSMEVLCGLGYKAKIVEGNNLIDFDQEVHKATNFIFMH